In the genome of Neodiprion pinetum isolate iyNeoPine1 chromosome 2, iyNeoPine1.2, whole genome shotgun sequence, one region contains:
- the LOC124211061 gene encoding protein phosphatase inhibitor 2 isoform X2 → MAENLGKRPSKGILKSSSSFDSQEAPSRPSKETKWDEMNIIATLHPADKDYGHMKIDEPKTPYNYEGVDNEHERDQLDSSIIAAKLAGNDKPKILEESSDEEDEETPEERQKRLAFEQKRKGHYQEWQAVQLARKSMQEESDEDSDEEDEADSNSRSKDEFSG, encoded by the exons ATGGCGGAAAATTTAGGCAAACGACCTTCGAAGGGGATTCTAAAGTCGTCGAGCAGTTTCGACTCGCAGGAAGCGCCCAG TCGACCCAGTAAGGAAACAAAGTGGGATGAGATGAATATTATTGCCACGCTGCATCCAGCCGACAAGGATTACGGTCACATGAAAATTGACGAACCAAAAACGCCTTACAACTACGAGGGTGTCGATAACGAGCATGAAAGAGACCAACTGGATTCTTCAATCATTGCTGCAAA GCTGGCTGGTAACGATAAACCAAAAATCTTGGAGGAATCTTCGgatgaagaagatgaagagaCGCCAGAAGAGAGAC aaaaaagaTTAGCATTCGAACAGAAACGTAAAGGTCATTATCAAGAATGGCAGGCGGTACAATTGGCACGAAAGTCAATGCAGGAAGAGAGCGACGAAGACAGCGACGAGGAGGATGAAGCGGATTCAAACTCTCGATCCAA GGATGAATTTTCAGGATGA
- the LOC124211061 gene encoding protein phosphatase inhibitor 2 isoform X3, with the protein MAENLGKRPSKGILKSSSSFDSQEAPSRPSKETKWDEMNIIATLHPADKDYGHMKIDEPKTPYNYEGVDNEHERDQLDSSIIAAKLAGNDKPKILEESSDEEDEETPEERQKRLAFEQKRKGHYQEWQAVQLARKSMQEESDEDSDEEDEADSNSRSNSLR; encoded by the exons ATGGCGGAAAATTTAGGCAAACGACCTTCGAAGGGGATTCTAAAGTCGTCGAGCAGTTTCGACTCGCAGGAAGCGCCCAG TCGACCCAGTAAGGAAACAAAGTGGGATGAGATGAATATTATTGCCACGCTGCATCCAGCCGACAAGGATTACGGTCACATGAAAATTGACGAACCAAAAACGCCTTACAACTACGAGGGTGTCGATAACGAGCATGAAAGAGACCAACTGGATTCTTCAATCATTGCTGCAAA GCTGGCTGGTAACGATAAACCAAAAATCTTGGAGGAATCTTCGgatgaagaagatgaagagaCGCCAGAAGAGAGAC aaaaaagaTTAGCATTCGAACAGAAACGTAAAGGTCATTATCAAGAATGGCAGGCGGTACAATTGGCACGAAAGTCAATGCAGGAAGAGAGCGACGAAGACAGCGACGAGGAGGATGAAGCGGATTCAAACTCTCGATCCAA
- the LOC124211061 gene encoding protein phosphatase inhibitor 2 isoform X1 produces MAENLGKRPSKGILKSSSSFDSQEAPSRPSKETKWDEMNIIATLHPADKDYGHMKIDEPKTPYNYEGVDNEHERDQLDSSIIAAKLAGNDKPKILEESSDEEDEETPEERQKRLAFEQKRKGHYQEWQAVQLARKSMQEESDEDSDEEDEADSNSRSKCVPSCDSEPDSDSNSPQ; encoded by the exons ATGGCGGAAAATTTAGGCAAACGACCTTCGAAGGGGATTCTAAAGTCGTCGAGCAGTTTCGACTCGCAGGAAGCGCCCAG TCGACCCAGTAAGGAAACAAAGTGGGATGAGATGAATATTATTGCCACGCTGCATCCAGCCGACAAGGATTACGGTCACATGAAAATTGACGAACCAAAAACGCCTTACAACTACGAGGGTGTCGATAACGAGCATGAAAGAGACCAACTGGATTCTTCAATCATTGCTGCAAA GCTGGCTGGTAACGATAAACCAAAAATCTTGGAGGAATCTTCGgatgaagaagatgaagagaCGCCAGAAGAGAGAC aaaaaagaTTAGCATTCGAACAGAAACGTAAAGGTCATTATCAAGAATGGCAGGCGGTACAATTGGCACGAAAGTCAATGCAGGAAGAGAGCGACGAAGACAGCGACGAGGAGGATGAAGCGGATTCAAACTCTCGATCCAAGTGCGTGCCATCCTGTGATAGCGAGCCAGATTCTGATTCAAACTCGCCCCAATAA